The Pseudomonas cucumis sequence CGACTGCACCATGAAGCCCAAACCGCTGGTGGCGGCGATCAGTTCGGCGGCGACCAGCGTTGACCAACCCACACCCAGACCAATCCGCACGCCGGTCAAAATGTCCGGCAAGGCACTGGGCAGAATCACATACCGGATCAACTGCGCCCGAGTCGCGCCCAAGGACTGCGCGGCACGCAATTTGGCCGGGTCGACGGTGCGCACGCCCGTGGCAGTGGCAATCGCGATCGGGGCGAAGATCGCCAGGTAGATCAACAAGACTTTCGACAACTCACCGATGCCGCACCAGATCACGATCAGCGGCAGATAAGCCAGCGGCGGAATCGGGCGGTAGAACTCGATCAGCGGATCGAGAATGCCGCGAGCGATGCGGTTGTGGCCGATGGCGATGCCGACCGGCACGGCGGTCAACGCGGCGAAACCAAGGCCCAGGCCAATACGGCTGAGGCTCGCGCCCAAGTGTTGCCACAAAGTCGAATCCATGTAGCCAGTGGTCACCAGCAGCCAGCCTTTTTGCAGCACGGCGGAGGGTGGCGGCAGGAACAACGGTTCGATCAAACCGGTGGCAGTGACGGCCCACCAAATGGCAACGAGAGCGATCAGCGTCAGTACGCTGATCCAGCGCGTGTTCAAACTGCGACGCAGCGCAATGACCGTCGAGCCCGGTTTAACCGTCGCGGCGGGAATTTCATAGGTGCTCATGCGCGCTCCTGCCGCTGGACGGCACTGCGTTGGGAGAACACTTTGGCGAGCACGTGTTCGCGGGTT is a genomic window containing:
- the tauC gene encoding taurine ABC transporter permease TauC; its protein translation is MSTYEIPAATVKPGSTVIALRRSLNTRWISVLTLIALVAIWWAVTATGLIEPLFLPPPSAVLQKGWLLVTTGYMDSTLWQHLGASLSRIGLGLGFAALTAVPVGIAIGHNRIARGILDPLIEFYRPIPPLAYLPLIVIWCGIGELSKVLLIYLAIFAPIAIATATGVRTVDPAKLRAAQSLGATRAQLIRYVILPSALPDILTGVRIGLGVGWSTLVAAELIAATSGLGFMVQSAAQFLVTDVVVLGILVIALIAFAMEMGLRALQRKLVPWHGQAH